A region of Planctomycetia bacterium DNA encodes the following proteins:
- the hpnH gene encoding adenosyl-hopene transferase HpnH translates to MRFPLSLTSTMATYLLKKKLSGEPRFPLVLMLEPLHACNLTCTGCGRIREYANTIKDKLTVEECLAAVDECGAPVVSICGGEPMIYPGLEELVAKILERKKHIYLCTNGMFIKKKLAGFKPTSRFFFNVHLDGMEKSHDLAVEREGVFQEAIEGIKAAKQAGFLVCTNTTIYKETDMNEIAVLYAYLTELGVDGFMLSPAYGYDAVQKTNPEGAQQIFMTRDDVHAKFRAGKDLLKQFKLNTSPIYLEFLRGERDLKCAAWANPTRNVRGWKGPCYLITNRHYKTYRDLIEQTDWNALGRGKDPRCEHCLVHCGFEPAAVLGVNRRLGDSLKMAVWQLT, encoded by the coding sequence ATGCGCTTCCCGCTCTCGCTCACCAGCACGATGGCCACGTACTTGCTCAAGAAGAAACTGAGCGGCGAGCCGCGGTTTCCCTTGGTGCTGATGCTCGAGCCGCTGCACGCCTGCAACCTGACTTGCACCGGCTGCGGGCGGATTCGCGAGTACGCCAACACGATCAAGGACAAGCTGACCGTCGAAGAATGCCTGGCCGCGGTCGATGAATGCGGCGCGCCAGTAGTGAGCATCTGCGGCGGCGAGCCGATGATTTATCCTGGCCTCGAAGAACTCGTCGCCAAGATTTTGGAGCGCAAAAAGCACATCTATCTCTGCACGAACGGGATGTTCATCAAGAAGAAACTCGCCGGCTTCAAGCCGACGAGCCGGTTCTTCTTTAACGTCCACTTGGATGGCATGGAAAAGTCGCACGACCTGGCCGTCGAGCGCGAAGGCGTGTTCCAGGAAGCAATCGAAGGGATCAAGGCCGCGAAACAGGCCGGCTTCCTGGTCTGCACGAACACGACGATCTACAAAGAAACCGACATGAACGAGATCGCGGTGCTATACGCGTATCTCACCGAACTGGGCGTCGACGGCTTCATGCTCAGCCCCGCCTACGGTTACGACGCCGTGCAGAAGACCAATCCCGAAGGCGCGCAGCAGATCTTCATGACCCGCGACGACGTCCACGCCAAATTTCGCGCCGGCAAAGACCTGCTCAAGCAGTTCAAACTCAACACGTCGCCCATCTATCTCGAATTCCTTCGCGGCGAGCGCGATCTCAAGTGCGCCGCCTGGGCGAACCCCACTCGCAACGTCCGCGGCTGGAAGGGCCCGTGTTACCTGATCACGAACCGGCACTACAAAACCTACCGCGACCTGATCGAGCAAACCGACTGGAACGCGCTCGGCCGCGGCAAAGACCCGCGCTGCGAACACTGCCTGGTCCACTGCGGCTTCGAACCCGCGGCAGTGTTAGGAGTGAACCGCCGGCTGGGGGATTCGCTGAAGATGGCGGTGTGGCAGTTGACGTAA
- a CDS encoding terpene cyclase/mutase family protein: MTATLHLRLLPMDGPDAETCLHSDASSATSVDRLAGLRRAVVRTREWLLAQQHADGYWVGELEGDTILESEYILLLAFLGQERGPRAEAAARYILQQQTEAGGWAQYPGGPIDISATVKAYFALKLTGHDPSTEAMRRARACVLSHGGADAVNSFTRFYLALLGQISYDQCPAVPPEAVLLPKWFPVNLTKVSAWSRTIIVPLSIMWACRPLREVAPEFGIRELFLKQPEDWPALRCPGMTGGTGLLSWDRCFRAVDRGLKFLERQGWVPARGKALATAERWMIDRFAGSDGLGAIFPPMVWSIIALRSLGYSDDRPEMKYCLEQLEGLVIEEDGAVRLQPCKSPVWDTGIALRALADAGLPGDHPAVQRGVEWLLDREVTKRGDWAARSDSPAGGWCFEHNNDFYPDCDDTAMVIMALWRQFEDGETQPLPAGYALRFRDEAERPSTHLAATLDRTTGAIARAERWLLGMQNKDGGWGAFDRDNTSEFLCHVPFADHNAMIDPSSPDLAARVLEALACLGRRVGNPAVDRAVKYLRATQEADGAWFGRWGVNYIYGTWQVITGLRAVGVPENDPLIVAGVNWLIAHQQSSGGWGESADSYAEPHLRGQGATTASQTAWALLGLLAAGRHDHPSVARGVRYLIETQNNDGRWDEPEFTGTGFPRVFYLRYHLYPIYFPLMALAQYARAESAKSPEPRVKIAIASQQP; this comes from the coding sequence ATGACCGCCACGCTGCATTTGCGGCTCTTGCCCATGGATGGGCCGGACGCCGAGACCTGTTTACATTCCGACGCTTCTTCCGCGACCTCCGTGGACCGACTGGCTGGCCTGCGGCGAGCCGTGGTGCGGACCCGGGAGTGGTTGCTGGCCCAACAACACGCCGACGGCTACTGGGTCGGCGAGTTGGAAGGGGACACGATCCTCGAAAGCGAATACATTCTCCTGCTCGCCTTCTTGGGGCAGGAACGCGGCCCTCGGGCGGAAGCCGCGGCACGCTACATCCTCCAGCAACAAACCGAGGCCGGCGGCTGGGCGCAGTATCCCGGCGGGCCGATCGATATCAGCGCCACGGTCAAGGCGTACTTCGCCCTCAAGCTCACCGGGCACGACCCCAGCACCGAGGCCATGCGCCGCGCCCGCGCCTGCGTACTCAGCCATGGCGGGGCCGACGCGGTGAACAGCTTCACGCGATTCTATCTCGCGCTCTTGGGACAGATCTCTTACGACCAATGCCCGGCGGTGCCGCCCGAGGCGGTGCTGCTGCCGAAGTGGTTCCCGGTGAATCTCACCAAAGTGAGCGCCTGGAGCCGGACGATCATCGTCCCGCTGTCGATCATGTGGGCGTGCCGGCCGTTGCGCGAAGTTGCGCCGGAATTCGGCATCCGCGAGTTGTTCCTGAAGCAACCCGAGGATTGGCCCGCGCTGCGTTGTCCGGGAATGACCGGCGGCACGGGCCTGTTGAGTTGGGATCGCTGCTTCCGCGCCGTCGATCGCGGGCTCAAGTTCCTGGAGCGCCAAGGCTGGGTGCCCGCGCGCGGCAAGGCGCTGGCCACGGCGGAACGTTGGATGATCGACCGTTTCGCCGGCAGCGACGGCCTGGGCGCGATCTTCCCGCCAATGGTCTGGAGCATCATCGCGTTGCGATCGTTGGGTTATTCGGACGATCGCCCCGAGATGAAGTATTGCCTCGAACAGCTCGAAGGGTTGGTGATCGAGGAAGACGGCGCCGTGCGGCTGCAACCGTGCAAGTCGCCGGTGTGGGACACGGGCATCGCCCTCCGCGCCTTGGCCGACGCGGGTTTGCCGGGCGATCATCCGGCCGTCCAGCGCGGCGTCGAGTGGTTGCTCGATCGCGAAGTCACCAAGCGCGGCGATTGGGCCGCACGCAGCGACAGCCCGGCCGGCGGCTGGTGTTTCGAGCACAACAACGATTTCTATCCCGACTGCGACGACACGGCGATGGTCATCATGGCCCTCTGGCGGCAGTTCGAGGACGGCGAAACGCAGCCGCTGCCGGCAGGCTACGCATTGCGCTTTCGGGATGAAGCGGAACGCCCGTCGACGCATCTCGCGGCGACGCTCGATCGCACCACCGGCGCGATCGCCCGGGCCGAGCGCTGGTTGCTCGGCATGCAAAACAAAGACGGCGGTTGGGGCGCCTTCGATCGCGACAACACGAGCGAATTCCTCTGCCACGTGCCGTTCGCCGATCACAACGCCATGATCGACCCCAGCTCGCCCGATTTGGCGGCGCGCGTATTGGAAGCGCTCGCCTGCCTGGGTCGCCGCGTCGGAAATCCGGCCGTCGATCGCGCAGTGAAATATCTCCGCGCCACGCAAGAAGCCGACGGCGCATGGTTTGGCCGCTGGGGCGTGAACTACATCTACGGCACGTGGCAAGTCATCACGGGCCTGCGTGCGGTCGGCGTACCGGAAAACGATCCGCTCATCGTCGCAGGCGTAAACTGGTTGATCGCGCACCAGCAATCCTCCGGCGGCTGGGGCGAATCGGCCGACAGTTATGCGGAACCGCATCTGCGCGGCCAAGGTGCGACGACCGCCTCGCAAACCGCCTGGGCGCTGCTGGGATTATTGGCGGCCGGCAGGCACGATCATCCGTCGGTCGCGCGCGGCGTGCGCTACCTGATCGAAACCCAAAACAACGACGGCCGCTGGGACGAGCCCGAATTCACCGGCACCGGTTTCCCGCGCGTGTTCTATCTGCGGTATCACCTGTACCCAATCTATTTCCCGCTGATGGCACTGGCGCAATATGCCCGCGCGGAAAGCGCGAAGAGCCCGGAACCAAGAGTCAAAATCGCGATTGCAAGCCAACAGCCGTAG
- a CDS encoding type II toxin-antitoxin system HicB family antitoxin: protein MRYRVLIEQDEDGVFVANCPTLPGCVSQGATRAEAVTNIKDAIAGYVASLEKHGEPIPPSIWEETVEVGP, encoded by the coding sequence ATGCGATATCGAGTACTGATCGAACAAGACGAAGACGGCGTGTTCGTGGCGAATTGCCCCACGCTGCCGGGTTGCGTGAGCCAGGGCGCCACGCGCGCCGAAGCGGTGACGAACATCAAAGACGCCATCGCCGGCTACGTTGCCAGCCTGGAGAAGCACGGCGAACCGATTCCACCGTCGATCTGGGAAGAGACAGTGGAGGTTGGGCCGTGA
- a CDS encoding type II toxin-antitoxin system HicA family toxin: MTKLPVVSAREAVKAFEQLGCEVDHQTGSHVILRQTEAPHRRLTVPNHAELAKGTLRSLIREAGISVAEFCDLL; this comes from the coding sequence GTGACGAAGCTGCCGGTGGTCTCGGCTCGAGAAGCAGTGAAGGCCTTCGAGCAACTTGGTTGCGAAGTCGACCATCAGACCGGCAGCCATGTTATCCTTCGCCAAACCGAGGCGCCACACCGACGTTTGACGGTGCCGAACCACGCGGAGCTTGCCAAAGGCACTTTGCGCAGCCTGATTCGAGAGGCGGGGATATCGGTGGCGGAGTTTTGCGATTTGCTGTAG
- a CDS encoding ribonuclease domain-containing protein — protein MGGPFFVGTSQTTSRRLKMVVLHCHFDRVPLDRRARAGLQKCLKSIADHPWWIGIGVVYAIRRVLAEQYLGDNDGKEFRNTQRDLPPMQRWSDYYVKFYARHRDDSGRIVVSQLGNVYYSPDHYEQFVVLFTP, from the coding sequence GTGGGCGGCCCTTTTTTCGTTGGCACTTCTCAAACCACTTCAAGGAGATTGAAAATGGTCGTACTGCATTGTCATTTTGACCGGGTTCCGCTCGATCGACGCGCACGCGCCGGGCTGCAAAAATGCCTCAAATCAATCGCAGACCATCCGTGGTGGATTGGCATCGGCGTGGTGTACGCAATTCGTCGAGTCCTCGCCGAACAGTATTTGGGAGACAATGATGGAAAAGAGTTCCGAAACACGCAGCGAGATCTGCCACCAATGCAGCGGTGGTCCGACTACTACGTCAAATTCTACGCACGACATCGAGATGACTCCGGCCGTATCGTCGTTAGCCAGCTCGGGAACGTCTACTATTCGCCCGACCACTACGAGCAATTCGTCGTGCTGTTTACTCCTTGA